A single window of Streptomyces cathayae DNA harbors:
- a CDS encoding SEC-C domain-containing protein: MRPDTPAENVDHTAEAARLERTAGLYPEDAESLLLRAAAHLELSGDRFAAAALYDRLLASGTGEAGLENPHLVRALKASNLWEYGHEAEARAIIDGIRTAAPRDPAPWVVVAESLETHDELEAAHETLTEAVRLLLTDVPEPPAPTHPLLFGRHRVRRMLGVPHDEWDALADTVHSLPVTLDELHDPKRVWSLGSENPAELEAEISRLRAELGAYRTALSRPFPVAILHWPAPELAELLQAYPSLTAEYPSHQEHLATIETALRELAASGTLNLGVVTGTVPSYEAFAASEATTPDDTGLLPQYATTLAARGRAVPWPPQRSAPCWCGSDRPYGQCHGT, from the coding sequence ATGCGCCCCGACACGCCCGCCGAAAACGTCGACCACACCGCCGAAGCGGCCCGCCTGGAGCGGACCGCCGGCCTGTATCCCGAGGACGCCGAAAGCCTGCTGCTGCGGGCCGCCGCCCATCTGGAACTCTCCGGCGACCGCTTTGCCGCGGCCGCCCTCTACGACCGCCTGCTGGCCTCCGGCACCGGGGAGGCGGGGCTGGAGAACCCGCACCTGGTCCGCGCTCTGAAGGCCTCGAACCTGTGGGAGTACGGCCACGAGGCGGAGGCCCGCGCGATCATCGACGGCATCCGCACCGCGGCCCCGCGCGACCCCGCCCCCTGGGTGGTCGTCGCGGAGTCCCTGGAGACGCACGACGAACTCGAGGCGGCGCACGAGACGTTGACGGAGGCGGTCCGCCTCCTGCTGACCGACGTCCCGGAGCCCCCGGCCCCCACCCACCCGCTCCTCTTCGGCCGCCACCGGGTCCGCCGCATGCTGGGCGTCCCGCACGACGAGTGGGACGCCCTCGCCGACACCGTCCACAGCCTGCCCGTCACCCTGGACGAACTCCACGACCCGAAGCGCGTCTGGTCCCTGGGCTCGGAGAACCCGGCGGAGCTGGAGGCGGAGATCTCCCGCCTCCGCGCGGAACTGGGCGCCTACCGCACCGCCCTGTCCCGGCCCTTCCCGGTGGCGATCCTGCACTGGCCGGCCCCGGAACTGGCCGAGCTCCTTCAGGCGTACCCCTCCCTCACCGCCGAGTACCCCTCCCACCAGGAGCACCTGGCCACGATAGAGACGGCCCTGCGCGAACTCGCCGCCTCCGGCACCCTCAACCTGGGCGTCGTCACCGGCACCGTCCCCTCCTACGAGGCCTTCGCCGCCTCCGAGGCCACCACCCCCGACGACACCGGCCTCCTCCCCCAGTACGCCACCACCCTGGCCGCCCGCGGCCGGGCCGTACCCTGGCCCCCGCAGCGGTCGGCCCCCTGCTGGTGCGGCTCGGACCGCCCGTACGGGCAGTGCCACGGCACCTGA
- a CDS encoding alpha-L-rhamnosidase: protein MISRRNILAGAVATAGVVATGAAPAVAASSAAGKGGSVLRVASPTVEYVRHPLGLDVARPRLSWPLTAAAAGQRQSAYQVRVASSAARLSRPDVWDSGKVASAESVLVPYDGPRLEPRTRYHWSVRVWDAEGAVSPWSAPAWWETGLMDEAEWSARWISAPASLTEAPSLEGSSWIWFPEGEPTQSVPAETRWFRLSVDLPDAVTAATLVLSADDLYVASVNGTEVASTATDQDESRWRRPDVIDVLAHLRSGTNVLAVSATNRTVGPAGLIGVLALTTASGERRIITDGAWKTTDREPADGWRGQDFDDTGWQAAKVAAAWGAGPWGEIEPVLFAAHQLRHEFRLPRKKVARARLYATALGVYEAHLNGRRVGRDELAPGWTDYAKRVQYQTYDVTDALRPGANALGAHLAPGWYAGNICWFGPHQYGRHPALLAQLEVEYADGTSERVTTGPDWRAAPGPIVSADLLAGETYDARRETAGWTSPGFDAGTWLPVRDAKTDADTGADVTVPPRIVAQVDGPVRVERELRTRKVTEPEPGVFLFDLGQNMVGSVRLRVSGAAGTAVRLRHGEVLNPDGTLYTANLRSAAATDTYILKGAGTEVYEPRFTFHGFRYVEVTGFPGTPSASAVTGRVMHTSAPFTLTFETDVPMLDQLHRNITWGQRGNFLSVPTDTPARDERLGWTGDINVFAPTATYTMESARFLTKWLVDLRDAQAADGAFTDVAPTVGDLGKGTAGWGDAGVTVPWALYRTYGDRQVLEDAWPSVRAWLRHLEQNSTGLLRPAAGYGDWLNVSDETPKDVIATAYFAHSADLAARIATELGEDPAPYADLHARVRTAFRAAYVSADGRVKGDTQTAYVLALAMHLVPDALREAAADRLVALLEARDWHLSTGFLGTPLLLPVLTDTGHTEVAYRLLHRRTYPSWGFQMDKGATTMWERWDSIRPDGGFQTPGMNSFNHYAYGSVGEWMYANIAGIAPGRAGYRQIVIRPRPGGEVTSARATFTSLYGPVSTAWEQRSGRFRLSCGVPANTTAEVWIPTDDPDRVTHTHGTFVRAENGFAVFEVGSGNHRFTV, encoded by the coding sequence GTGATCAGTAGAAGGAACATCCTCGCGGGCGCCGTGGCCACGGCGGGCGTCGTGGCCACGGGAGCGGCGCCGGCGGTGGCCGCGTCCTCCGCTGCGGGCAAGGGGGGAAGCGTGTTACGCGTGGCGTCCCCGACCGTCGAGTACGTGCGCCACCCCCTGGGGCTGGACGTGGCCCGGCCGCGCCTGAGCTGGCCGTTGACCGCGGCCGCCGCGGGGCAGCGGCAGAGCGCCTACCAGGTGCGCGTCGCGTCGAGCGCCGCCCGCCTGTCCCGTCCGGACGTGTGGGACAGCGGCAAGGTCGCCTCGGCCGAGTCCGTCCTCGTCCCCTACGACGGACCCCGGCTCGAGCCGCGTACGCGCTACCACTGGTCGGTGCGCGTCTGGGACGCCGAGGGAGCCGTCTCGCCGTGGAGCGCGCCGGCCTGGTGGGAGACCGGCCTGATGGACGAGGCCGAGTGGTCCGCGCGGTGGATATCCGCTCCGGCCTCCCTCACGGAAGCGCCCTCCCTGGAGGGCAGTTCGTGGATCTGGTTCCCCGAGGGCGAACCGACGCAGAGCGTCCCGGCTGAGACCCGGTGGTTCCGCCTCTCCGTCGACCTCCCGGACGCGGTCACCGCGGCCACGCTGGTGCTCAGTGCGGACGACCTCTACGTCGCCTCCGTCAACGGCACCGAGGTGGCGAGCACCGCCACGGACCAGGACGAGTCGAGATGGCGCCGCCCGGACGTCATCGACGTCCTCGCGCACCTACGCTCCGGCACGAACGTCCTGGCCGTCTCCGCGACCAACCGCACGGTCGGCCCCGCCGGCCTCATCGGCGTGCTCGCCCTCACCACGGCCTCCGGCGAGCGCAGGATCATCACCGACGGCGCCTGGAAGACCACCGACCGGGAACCGGCCGACGGCTGGCGCGGACAGGACTTCGACGACACCGGCTGGCAGGCCGCCAAGGTGGCCGCCGCCTGGGGCGCCGGGCCGTGGGGCGAGATCGAGCCGGTGCTGTTCGCGGCCCACCAGCTCCGCCACGAGTTCAGGCTGCCGCGCAAGAAGGTCGCCCGCGCCCGCCTGTACGCCACGGCCCTCGGCGTGTACGAGGCCCACCTCAACGGCAGGCGGGTAGGGCGCGATGAGCTGGCCCCCGGCTGGACCGACTACGCCAAGCGCGTGCAGTACCAGACCTACGACGTCACCGACGCGCTCCGCCCGGGAGCCAACGCCCTCGGCGCCCACCTCGCCCCCGGCTGGTACGCGGGCAACATCTGCTGGTTCGGACCGCACCAGTACGGGAGACACCCGGCGCTGCTCGCGCAGTTGGAGGTCGAGTACGCCGACGGGACGAGCGAGCGCGTCACCACCGGACCGGACTGGCGTGCGGCCCCGGGGCCGATCGTCTCCGCCGACCTGCTGGCGGGCGAGACCTACGACGCCCGCAGGGAGACGGCCGGGTGGACCTCGCCCGGATTCGACGCCGGAACGTGGCTCCCGGTGCGTGACGCCAAGACCGATGCCGACACAGGCGCCGACGTCACCGTCCCGCCGCGGATCGTCGCGCAGGTGGACGGCCCCGTACGCGTCGAGCGGGAACTCCGCACCCGGAAGGTCACCGAACCCGAGCCGGGCGTCTTCCTCTTCGACCTGGGCCAGAACATGGTCGGCTCGGTACGGCTGCGCGTGTCGGGCGCGGCGGGGACCGCGGTGCGGCTGCGGCACGGCGAGGTCCTCAACCCCGACGGCACCCTCTACACCGCCAACCTGCGCTCGGCCGCGGCGACGGACACGTACATCCTCAAGGGGGCCGGCACGGAGGTCTACGAGCCGCGCTTCACCTTCCACGGCTTCCGCTACGTCGAGGTGACCGGATTCCCCGGCACACCGTCAGCGTCGGCCGTCACCGGGCGGGTCATGCACACCTCCGCACCCTTCACGCTCACCTTCGAGACCGACGTGCCGATGCTCGACCAGCTGCACCGCAACATCACCTGGGGCCAGCGCGGCAACTTCCTCTCCGTCCCCACCGACACACCGGCCCGCGACGAACGACTGGGCTGGACCGGCGACATCAACGTCTTCGCGCCCACCGCCACCTACACGATGGAGTCCGCCCGCTTCCTCACCAAGTGGCTGGTCGACCTGCGCGACGCACAGGCCGCCGACGGCGCGTTCACGGACGTGGCCCCGACCGTCGGCGACCTCGGCAAGGGCACCGCGGGCTGGGGGGACGCGGGGGTCACGGTCCCGTGGGCCCTGTACCGGACGTACGGCGACCGGCAGGTCCTCGAGGACGCCTGGCCGTCCGTCCGGGCCTGGCTGCGTCACCTGGAGCAGAACAGCACCGGCCTGCTGCGCCCGGCCGCGGGATACGGCGACTGGCTGAACGTGTCCGACGAGACGCCCAAGGACGTCATCGCCACCGCCTACTTCGCGCACAGCGCCGACCTCGCGGCCCGCATCGCGACGGAACTGGGGGAGGACCCCGCCCCCTACGCCGACCTCCACGCACGCGTCCGCACGGCGTTCCGGGCGGCGTACGTGAGCGCCGACGGCCGGGTGAAGGGCGACACCCAGACCGCCTACGTCCTCGCCCTGGCCATGCACCTGGTCCCGGACGCCCTGCGCGAGGCCGCCGCCGACCGGCTCGTCGCCCTCCTCGAAGCCAGGGACTGGCACCTGTCGACCGGATTCCTCGGCACCCCGCTCCTGCTGCCCGTCCTCACCGACACCGGCCACACCGAGGTCGCCTACCGGCTGCTGCACCGGCGCACCTACCCGAGCTGGGGTTTCCAGATGGACAAGGGAGCCACCACCATGTGGGAGCGCTGGGACTCCATCCGGCCCGACGGCGGCTTCCAGACCCCGGGCATGAACTCCTTCAACCACTACGCCTACGGCTCCGTGGGGGAGTGGATGTACGCCAACATCGCCGGCATCGCCCCGGGCCGGGCGGGCTACCGGCAGATCGTCATCCGCCCGCGCCCGGGCGGCGAGGTCACCTCCGCCCGGGCCACCTTCACCTCCCTCTACGGCCCGGTGTCCACCGCCTGGGAACAACGGTCCGGCCGCTTCCGGCTGTCGTGCGGCGTACCGGCCAACACCACCGCCGAGGTGTGGATCCCGACGGACGACCCCGACCGCGTCACGCACACCCACGGAACCTTCGTGCGCGCGGAGAACGGCTTCGCCGTCTTCGAGGTGGGCTCGGGGAACCACCGGTTCACCGTGTGA
- a CDS encoding DUF6412 domain-containing protein has translation MDRGWLDVRAAFAVPLPLLPLLQVVLLVLPAAGGLSGLSGTVALAATTVAAATLIVCAVVLARCAPPMPPTRVRTALRDRDRRTAFLPQRDPDARGRTRPRAPGHALPATAA, from the coding sequence ATGGACCGTGGGTGGCTGGACGTGCGTGCCGCCTTCGCCGTGCCGCTTCCGCTGCTCCCTCTGCTCCAGGTCGTCCTGCTCGTGCTGCCGGCCGCCGGAGGCCTGTCGGGCCTTTCCGGCACCGTCGCGCTCGCCGCGACCACCGTGGCCGCCGCCACGCTCATCGTGTGCGCCGTCGTCCTCGCGCGCTGCGCGCCGCCCATGCCGCCCACCCGGGTGCGTACGGCCCTGCGCGACCGTGACCGGCGTACCGCCTTCCTGCCGCAACGCGACCCCGACGCCCGGGGGCGCACCCGGCCCAGAGCACCCGGGCACGCCCTCCCGGCGACCGCCGCGTAG
- a CDS encoding membrane protein insertase YidC — MSVFASLVEQLADLLQPLFGLSAAAAAIVLFTAFVRLLVHPLSRAAARGQRARAELQPRIAELRRKHGRNPEKLQKAVRDLHARERVSPLSGCLPSLLQVPAFFLLYHLFSSDTVGGRPNGLLGHELFTAPLGGRWADALGDGGPWGGPGLVYAGLFGVVAVVALFGYRLTKRSMAANAALSGGFGASGTGGAVEQLPGMGAVTRVMPFMSFFTLVTVAVVPLAAALYIATSTAWGVVERAVLYR, encoded by the coding sequence ATGTCCGTCTTCGCCAGCCTGGTCGAGCAACTGGCCGACCTGCTCCAGCCGTTGTTCGGCCTCTCCGCGGCGGCCGCCGCGATCGTCCTGTTCACCGCGTTCGTACGGCTCCTCGTCCACCCGCTGTCCCGGGCCGCAGCGCGCGGCCAGCGGGCCAGGGCCGAACTCCAGCCGAGGATCGCCGAGTTGCGGCGCAAGCACGGTCGGAATCCGGAGAAACTGCAGAAGGCCGTACGGGACCTGCACGCGCGGGAGCGGGTCTCGCCGCTGTCCGGGTGCCTGCCGAGCCTGCTGCAGGTGCCGGCGTTCTTCCTGCTGTACCACCTGTTCTCGAGCGACACGGTCGGCGGGCGGCCCAACGGACTGCTCGGCCATGAGCTGTTCACCGCGCCGCTGGGCGGACGCTGGGCCGACGCGCTGGGCGACGGGGGCCCGTGGGGAGGGCCGGGGCTCGTGTACGCGGGACTGTTCGGCGTCGTCGCGGTCGTCGCCCTCTTCGGCTACCGGCTCACCAAGCGGTCGATGGCGGCGAACGCGGCGCTGTCCGGGGGCTTTGGCGCGTCGGGGACGGGCGGCGCGGTGGAGCAGCTGCCGGGGATGGGCGCGGTGACCAGGGTGATGCCGTTCATGTCGTTCTTCACCCTGGTCACCGTGGCCGTGGTACCACTGGCCGCCGCGCTGTACATCGCCACCAGTACGGCGTGGGGCGTGGTGGAGCGAGCCGTCCTGTACCGGTGA
- a CDS encoding DUF2231 domain-containing protein: protein MDVGLINGLPSHPLFVHGAAVLVPLTALALVVCALWFSAARRLSWVLPVMGLVTLALVVLTTESGEWLEERVRESALVEEHAEMGSGLTPWAIALFVLTVAVWLLGRGGLRRERDRSGEAGSPAGGGASAVARTASSVPVRVVVLVIALVVAVGAVIQVYRIGDSGAKAAWQDRFSTSRSGAGR, encoded by the coding sequence GTGGATGTCGGGCTGATCAACGGCCTCCCCAGCCATCCCCTCTTCGTTCACGGCGCAGCGGTGCTGGTCCCGTTGACGGCGTTGGCGCTCGTGGTCTGTGCGCTGTGGTTTTCGGCGGCGCGCAGGCTCAGCTGGGTGCTGCCGGTCATGGGGCTGGTCACTCTTGCCCTGGTGGTGCTGACCACCGAATCCGGCGAGTGGCTGGAGGAACGGGTGCGGGAGAGCGCGCTGGTGGAAGAGCACGCCGAGATGGGGTCCGGTCTCACTCCGTGGGCGATCGCCCTGTTCGTGCTGACGGTCGCCGTCTGGCTGCTCGGACGCGGCGGCCTCCGCCGGGAACGAGACCGCAGCGGGGAGGCCGGCAGTCCCGCCGGGGGCGGGGCGTCCGCCGTGGCACGGACGGCTTCTTCTGTTCCGGTGCGCGTCGTGGTGCTGGTGATCGCCCTGGTCGTGGCCGTCGGCGCGGTCATCCAGGTGTACCGGATCGGTGACTCGGGTGCGAAGGCGGCCTGGCAGGACCGTTTCTCGACGAGCCGGTCCGGCGCCGGGCGGTGA
- a CDS encoding ferritin family protein, protein MSHRSIRTLVVGLCALAATAAPTAPALALAAPTGGQPTPHTAGRALQARTIADLTTTMQGEAYAHAAYSLFAAEADRQGLPAVAHLFRTTAQTELNEHLHEAATLLGMVGSDAANLRQAIDGETYEHEIMYRRFADQAQQDGDLKAAELFRELAADEGRHRDAFRTALTAVTTGHGAVPAPMKADVVSVPAGLPKVKAARTKANLDTALHGEALAHAKYMLFAAHAKQSGNAALARLWEGTAMVELREHLAGEAVLAGLVRATRDNLDKAITGERHEATMVYPGFAERATAVGDTTAARFFRDTAADEARHAAAFQKALDQLR, encoded by the coding sequence GTGTCCCATCGCTCGATACGTACGCTCGTAGTGGGTCTGTGCGCGCTGGCCGCCACCGCCGCGCCGACGGCGCCGGCCCTGGCGCTGGCCGCCCCGACCGGAGGGCAACCGACGCCGCACACCGCCGGCCGGGCCCTGCAGGCACGGACCATCGCCGACCTGACCACCACCATGCAGGGCGAGGCCTACGCCCACGCCGCCTACAGCCTCTTCGCCGCCGAGGCCGACCGCCAGGGTCTCCCGGCCGTCGCCCACCTCTTCCGCACCACGGCGCAGACCGAGCTGAACGAACACCTGCACGAGGCGGCCACCCTCCTCGGCATGGTCGGCAGCGACGCCGCCAACCTGCGCCAGGCCATCGACGGCGAGACCTACGAGCACGAGATCATGTACCGCCGCTTCGCCGACCAGGCCCAGCAGGACGGGGACCTGAAGGCCGCGGAGCTCTTCCGCGAGCTCGCCGCGGACGAGGGCCGCCATCGCGACGCCTTCCGCACGGCCCTGACGGCCGTGACCACCGGCCACGGCGCCGTCCCGGCACCGATGAAGGCCGACGTGGTGTCGGTGCCCGCCGGACTGCCGAAGGTGAAGGCCGCCCGCACCAAGGCCAACCTGGACACCGCCCTGCACGGCGAGGCGCTCGCCCACGCCAAGTACATGCTCTTCGCCGCCCACGCCAAGCAGTCCGGCAACGCCGCGCTGGCCCGCCTGTGGGAGGGCACGGCCATGGTCGAACTGCGGGAGCACCTCGCCGGCGAGGCGGTGCTGGCCGGCCTGGTCCGCGCGACGAGGGACAACCTGGACAAGGCCATCACCGGGGAGCGCCACGAGGCGACCATGGTGTACCCGGGGTTCGCCGAGCGGGCCACCGCCGTCGGTGACACCACCGCCGCCCGCTTCTTCCGCGACACCGCCGCGGACGAGGCCCGACACGCCGCCGCCTTCCAGAAGGCGCTCGACCAGCTGCGCTGA
- a CDS encoding heme-degrading domain-containing protein yields MEAPDTEEPITEEPSLEELEAQERRLVFQRFSHEDAWELGSFLVDLARVRDAPVAIDIHRAGQQLFHAALPGSTPDNDAWIARKRRVVERYGSASYLVGARHRAKGTTFEESSRLDPDTYAAHGGSFPITVEGVGVIGAVTVSGLPQLQDHQLVVEALEHFLAD; encoded by the coding sequence GTGGAAGCACCCGACACGGAAGAGCCGATCACCGAAGAGCCGAGCCTGGAGGAACTGGAGGCGCAGGAACGCCGCCTGGTCTTCCAGCGGTTCAGCCACGAGGACGCCTGGGAACTGGGCTCGTTCCTCGTCGACCTGGCCCGGGTGCGCGACGCCCCCGTCGCCATCGACATCCACCGCGCGGGCCAGCAGCTCTTCCACGCCGCCCTCCCCGGCTCCACCCCCGACAACGACGCCTGGATCGCCCGCAAGCGCCGGGTCGTCGAGCGGTACGGTTCCGCGTCGTACCTGGTGGGCGCCCGGCACCGGGCCAAGGGCACGACGTTCGAGGAGTCCTCGCGCCTGGACCCCGACACCTACGCGGCCCACGGCGGTTCGTTCCCGATCACCGTCGAGGGCGTCGGCGTGATCGGCGCGGTGACCGTCTCGGGCCTCCCCCAACTCCAGGACCACCAGCTCGTGGTGGAGGCACTGGAACACTTCCTGGCCGACTAG
- a CDS encoding Gfo/Idh/MocA family oxidoreductase — translation MTGTPLRVGLVGYGLAGSVFHAPLISATEGLALDTVVTSNPERQQQARAEFPDVRVAATPDELFERAAELDLIVVASPNRTHVPLATTALEAGLPVVVDKPVAGTAAEARELATLAEESGLLLSVFQNRRWDNDFLTLRKLVSEGTLGDVYRFESRFERWRPQLKGGWRESGDPAEVGGLLYDLGSHVVDQALVLFGPVASVYAEVDVRREGARTDDDTFIALTHANGVRSHLYVSATTAQLGPRFRVLGSKAGYVKHGLDPQEAALRDGLRPGTDAGADWGTEPEELWGRVGSGESPVTGGGRPEPTLPGDYPAYYTAVAKALREGGPHPVTAREAAAALDVLEAARRSADEKVTVTL, via the coding sequence ATGACTGGCACTCCCCTCCGCGTCGGCCTCGTCGGCTACGGCCTCGCGGGCTCCGTGTTCCACGCCCCGCTGATCTCCGCGACCGAGGGCCTCGCGCTCGACACGGTGGTCACCTCGAACCCCGAGCGGCAGCAGCAGGCCCGCGCCGAGTTCCCGGACGTCCGCGTCGCGGCGACACCGGACGAGCTGTTCGAGCGCGCCGCCGAGCTGGACCTGATCGTCGTCGCGTCGCCGAACAGGACGCACGTCCCGCTCGCCACCACCGCGCTGGAGGCGGGTCTGCCGGTCGTCGTCGACAAGCCCGTCGCCGGCACGGCCGCCGAGGCCCGCGAGCTGGCGACGCTCGCCGAGGAGAGCGGCCTGCTCCTGTCCGTCTTCCAGAACCGCCGCTGGGACAACGACTTCCTCACCCTGCGCAAGCTGGTGTCCGAGGGCACACTCGGCGATGTGTACCGGTTCGAGTCCCGCTTCGAGCGCTGGCGTCCGCAGCTCAAGGGCGGCTGGCGCGAGTCCGGCGACCCCGCGGAGGTCGGCGGTCTGCTCTACGACCTCGGCAGCCACGTCGTCGACCAGGCGCTGGTCCTCTTCGGCCCGGTGGCCTCCGTGTACGCCGAGGTGGACGTCCGCCGCGAGGGCGCGCGCACCGACGACGACACCTTCATCGCCCTCACCCACGCGAACGGCGTCCGCTCCCACCTCTACGTCTCCGCGACCACGGCCCAGCTCGGCCCGCGCTTCCGCGTCCTGGGCTCGAAGGCGGGCTACGTCAAGCACGGCCTCGACCCCCAGGAGGCCGCCCTGCGCGACGGCCTGCGCCCCGGCACCGACGCCGGTGCCGACTGGGGCACCGAGCCGGAGGAGCTGTGGGGCCGCGTCGGTTCCGGGGAGTCCCCGGTGACCGGCGGCGGGCGCCCCGAGCCGACTCTGCCCGGCGACTACCCCGCCTACTACACGGCCGTGGCGAAGGCCCTCCGGGAGGGCGGCCCCCACCCGGTGACCGCGCGCGAGGCCGCCGCCGCCCTGGACGTCCTGGAGGCGGCCCGGCGCTCGGCCGACGAGAAAGTGACGGTGACCCTGTGA
- a CDS encoding ROK family transcriptional regulator: MRDGRRDGTGGVNLLALRSHNTALVLDLLRTAGAEGISRLELAERTGLTPQAVSKITARLRAEGLAADAGRRASTGGKPRTVLRLVPEAGHAVGVHLDRDELRAVLVDLDGTVVGERSAPLDLGAGAEAVLAGVAGVVEGLWTAGGDGTGGTGGTGGNRAAGDGTGVRVPSRPALLGVGIALPGPLDHARGVLHRVTGFPEWDGYPLRDALSERLGVPVVVDKDTNAAALGLAVDGEGGSFAYLHLGTGLGAGLVIGGSVHRGPRTGAGEFGHQVVQLDGPRCGCGDRGCIEALCLAAVARGDTDEAARVLGVGAANLVGLLDIDRVLLGGRTIEAAPEAFARGVRAVLDTRARRTGDTAVPVRVASGGGGGVAEGAAQSVLAPVFGRGDG, translated from the coding sequence ATGCGGGACGGCAGGCGGGACGGGACGGGCGGGGTCAATCTGCTCGCCCTGCGCAGCCACAACACCGCGCTCGTGCTCGACCTGCTGCGGACCGCCGGGGCCGAGGGCATCAGCCGGCTGGAACTCGCCGAGCGGACCGGCCTCACCCCGCAGGCGGTCAGCAAGATCACCGCACGGCTGCGGGCGGAGGGGCTCGCGGCGGACGCGGGACGCCGGGCGTCCACCGGGGGCAAGCCCCGGACGGTGCTGCGGCTGGTGCCGGAGGCGGGGCACGCGGTGGGCGTGCACCTGGACCGGGACGAACTGCGGGCCGTCCTGGTCGACCTCGACGGGACGGTCGTGGGGGAGCGGAGCGCCCCCCTGGACCTGGGCGCGGGGGCGGAGGCGGTACTGGCGGGGGTGGCCGGAGTCGTCGAGGGGCTGTGGACCGCCGGGGGCGACGGGACCGGCGGGACCGGCGGGACCGGTGGGAACAGGGCCGCCGGGGACGGGACCGGCGTACGCGTGCCGTCCCGGCCCGCCCTGCTGGGTGTCGGGATCGCCCTGCCGGGGCCGCTCGACCACGCCCGGGGCGTGCTGCACCGGGTGACCGGGTTCCCCGAGTGGGACGGGTACCCCCTGCGGGACGCGCTGTCGGAACGGCTCGGCGTGCCGGTCGTCGTCGACAAGGACACCAACGCGGCGGCGCTGGGCCTGGCCGTCGACGGCGAGGGCGGCTCCTTCGCCTACCTGCACCTCGGTACGGGACTCGGGGCCGGGCTGGTGATCGGCGGCAGCGTGCACCGGGGACCGCGCACCGGGGCGGGGGAATTCGGACACCAGGTCGTCCAGTTGGACGGGCCGCGCTGCGGCTGCGGCGACCGCGGCTGCATCGAGGCGCTGTGCCTGGCCGCCGTGGCACGGGGCGACACGGACGAGGCGGCGCGGGTGCTGGGCGTCGGCGCGGCGAACCTGGTGGGCCTGCTCGACATCGACCGCGTCCTGCTCGGCGGCCGCACGATCGAGGCCGCCCCGGAGGCGTTCGCGCGGGGCGTACGCGCGGTGCTGGACACGCGGGCCCGGCGGACGGGCGACACGGCCGTGCCGGTACGGGTCGCCTCCGGCGGCGGGGGCGGGGTCGCCGAGGGGGCGGCCCAGTCGGTCCTGGCGCCGGTGTTCGGACGGGGCGACGGCTGA
- a CDS encoding HAD-IIA family hydrolase, with product MADRKPIESWLTDMDGVLIHEGVPIPGADAFIKKLRESGKPFLVLTNNSIYTPRDLHARLRRMGLDVPIENIWTSALATAQFLDDQRPSGSAYVLGEAGLTTALHDIGYILTDHEPDYVVLGETRTYSFEAMTKAVRLINDGARFICTNPDETGPSAEGPLPATGAVAALITKATGRQPYFAGKPNPLMMRTGLNTLGAHSETSAMIGDRMDTDVLAGMEAGMRTFLVLTGLTRPEQVENFPYRPSQVLDSIADLVDLV from the coding sequence ATGGCAGACCGCAAGCCGATCGAATCGTGGCTCACCGACATGGACGGGGTGCTCATCCACGAGGGAGTGCCGATCCCGGGGGCCGACGCCTTCATCAAGAAGCTGCGTGAGTCCGGAAAACCCTTCCTGGTGCTCACCAACAACTCGATCTACACCCCGCGCGACCTGCACGCCCGGCTGCGCCGCATGGGCCTGGACGTTCCGATCGAGAACATCTGGACCTCGGCGCTCGCCACCGCCCAGTTCCTGGACGACCAGCGTCCCAGCGGCTCGGCGTACGTCCTCGGCGAGGCCGGTCTGACCACCGCGCTGCACGACATCGGCTACATCCTCACCGACCACGAACCCGACTACGTGGTCCTCGGGGAAACCCGGACCTACTCCTTCGAGGCCATGACGAAGGCGGTACGGCTGATCAACGACGGCGCCCGTTTCATCTGCACGAACCCCGACGAGACCGGCCCCTCCGCCGAGGGCCCGCTCCCGGCGACCGGCGCGGTGGCGGCGCTGATCACCAAGGCGACGGGCCGGCAGCCGTACTTCGCGGGCAAGCCGAACCCGCTGATGATGCGCACCGGACTGAACACCCTCGGCGCCCACTCCGAGACCAGCGCCATGATCGGCGACCGCATGGACACCGACGTACTGGCCGGCATGGAGGCCGGAATGAGGACGTTCCTGGTGCTCACCGGCCTGACCCGGCCCGAGCAGGTCGAGAACTTCCCGTACCGGCCGTCCCAGGTCCTGGACTCCATCGCGGACCTCGTCGACCTCGTCTGA